Within the Methanobrevibacter sp. genome, the region GATTTTATCCTTTTGAATACTTTTTTTCTTTTATTTTCAATTTTAATTATTTTTTTAAATATTATATAGTAAAAGATATATATATTGCACAACAAAAATAAGTTCACCATGGTGATTAATTATGGCAGAGATATCAGACGCAATCGCAATGATAAAAAAAGCAGAATCAGATGCTGAACAACTTATTGCGGATTCACAAGCGCAATCAAAAGATATGATTGCTGAAGCTAACTTAAAAGCTGAAGAGTCCGTCTCTGAAGTTAAAATTGCAGCAGAAGAGGAAGCTCAAAAAACTGTTTTTGATGCAGAAGATAAAGCTAAAAAAGAAGCACAATCTATCTCAGAACAGTCCCAAATTGATGTCAAATCTTTAAAAGACAAAGCAATGGGAAATGTTGATGAAGCTGCTTCTATTATTGTCAAAAATATATTGTAGTGTGAGTTTATATGTTCAAGACAGCTAGAATGCGTAAAATTAGAATTGTTACACTTGATAAGTATGTAGCACCTACAGTGGATGCTCTCCACGAATCCGGTCTCATACAAGTCAGTGATATTTCTGAAAGCGTTCAGCAAGATCCTGAATTAGCAGAATTAGTAACTCCTTCAAAAGCTACACATTATACTGGTAAGTTATCTTCACTTCTTATGAAAACAAACGGTATATCTGAACTATTAGGAAATTCTATATCAGAAGGCCATGGGTTAAAAGACACATTGATGTCTTTTATTAGTCCTGATATGCCAGTTCAAAAAGAAGTAGAGAGATTAGATACTCCTGCTTTCATTGAAAAAGCTGAAGAAACTTTAGCTAAGGTGGAAAGTAAAACTAGCGTTATTGAAGGCAAACTTGCTGCACTCGACTCAGAAACAAGTGAACTAAAGTCTAATAAAAGTTTGGCTAATCGTTTAATTAATTTTGACAGTGATTTGGCGCTTTTAAAAGATTCAAAGTACACTTCTACTACTGTTGGAAGGATTAATGCTGAATCTACTTCAGAAATCAAAAATGAATTAAGTAACTTGACTGATGAATTAGAAATATTTACTGTTCCTATGACTGGCGATGATGGTTTAATCGTCATTGTAGTGACATTAAAAGAATTTAGTGATGATGTTTATTCAACACTTCGTAAATTCGACTTTGAGAAAATTGAAGTAGGCGATGTTGAAGGTACTCCTCAACATGTTATTTCAAGTGCTGATTCTCGTTTATTAACCATTGAATCAGAACGTGCTGCTGTTAAAAATGAATTAAGAGCAGTCGCTGAACAATGGGACGATGAAATCTTAGCTCTCAAAGAACAATTAGAAAATGAAAAAGATAAGAACGAAATTCTTTCATCCTTTGTTCAAACTAAAGATGCTTACATTCTTGAAGCATGGGTACCTGTAAAAGATACTGAAGAAGTTGAACAATTAGTTGAAAAAAGTTCTGAGGGACATTGTGCCTTTGAAACTATTGAAATTGAAGGTACTGATGATGAAGATGTTCCTATTTTACAACAAAATGGATGGTATGCAAAACCTTTCGAATTCCTCGTAGACATGTACTCTCCAGTACGTTACAACGAGATTGATCCAACAATATTTGTTGCAATCACATTCCCATTCTTCTTCGGTTTCTGTTTAACCGATGCAGTTTATGGATTAGTTGTATCCGCAATTGGTGTAGTAATGATTAAAGGAATCGGTAAAGTTAAAGAATCTATGAAATCCTTCGGTTGGATTTTAGTTTGGTCCGGTCTATGGGCTGTAATACTAGGTTTGATAACTAACGGTTTCATTGGGGACTTCCCAGAAAGAATTGCTGGATTCCGTTTACCAACCGTATTTGCTCCAGTTGAAGCATTCAAACACCCAGATACTATTTTATTAATAGCTATCGCAGTTGGTCTTATTTACACCAACATCGGTTTCATTATTGGTGCTATTGACAACTTAAGATACGGTAATGTAAAAGAGGCTATCGGATCTCAAATCTGTTGGTTTGTTTTCGAAGCTGGTATTATTCTCTTCGCTTTAGGTTACATGATGCCTGCAGTTGGTATGGCTGGTATGGCTTTAGGAGGAATTTTAATTATTGCAACTATTGGAATGTTAGTATGGGCTAATGGTGCATACGGTGTAATGGATATTTTCGGTTACATGGGAGATATTTTATCCTACGCACGTCTTTTAGCATTATGTTTAGCTACTGGTGGTATTGCTATGACAGTAAACATCTTAGCACAAATGTTAAACAACATGATTCCATATGCAGGTATTGTACTTGCTATTGTAGTGTTCATTGGTGGACACATTGCAAACTTCGCTTTCCAAGTATTAGGTGCATTTATTAACGCTTTACGTCTTAACTATGTAGAGTTCTTCTCACAATTCTTCATGAGTGGTAAAGGAAAATTCGAAGCTTTCAAAGCAAATAGAACATTTACAAAACTTAAATAAATTAAAAATTTTTCATTTATATTTAAATTAAAATTATAAAATCAATATTATTTCAAAGGTGAATTAAATATGGTAGAAATTGCTTTAGGTACTGCTTTAGCAGCTATTGGTGCTGGAGTAGCAATTGGATTTGCCGGTTTAGGTTCCGGTTTAGGGCAAGGTATGGCAGCTGCTGGTTCTGTAGGAGCAGTAGCAGAAGACAATGACATGTTTGCAAGAGGTATTATTTTCTCTGCATTACCAGAAACTCAGGCTATTTACGGGTTCTTGGTTGCAATCTTATTATTAGTATTCTCAGGATTATTAGGTGGAGGACAAGGTTTACCTACCGAAGCAGGTATCGTAGCTATCGGTGTAGGTGCATCCATCGGTTTCGCTGGTTTAGGTTCCGGTATGGGACAAGGTATGGCAGCAGCATCCTCTGTAGGTGCTATCGTAGAAGACAATGATATGTTTGCTCGTGGTATTATTTTCTCAGCATTACCAGAGACACAAGCTATTTACGGTTTCTTGATTGCTATTTTACTTATGGTATTCGGTGGAATCTTAGGTTAAGGAGGCATTTTATATGTCAGGCACAGATAAAATTGTTTCAAGCATTATGTCTGAAGCCCAAGAGAAAGCTGATGTAATCATTCAAGAGGTTACTGCAGAAGTTTCAGCTATTCAAGCAAAAGCTGATAAAACTGCTGAAGTTGAAAAAACAAGAATCTTAGAAAATGGTAAAAAACAATCTGATATGAGATATCAGCAAATTATCTCTGAAGCTAAGATGAATGCTCGTAGAGCAAAATTAGGCGCAAAAGAGGAAGTAATTGAAGCTGCTTTCAGTCAAGCTGTTGGCGAATTAAAAGAAAAAGCTTCTTCCAGAAGTGCAGATTACGAAGATTCATTAATTAAAATGATTAAAGAAGCTGCTGATGAAATTGGTACTGACGATTTAATTATTCAATTAAATGAAGCTGACACAAATCAATTTAAAAGTGAAATATCTCCAGGTAATACTTTTGAAGTTGAAGGAATCAAATTCGAATTAGGAGAACCTATCAATGCTATTGGTGGAGCAATCTTAAAAACCAGTAATGGAGATATTGAAGTAAATAACACTATTGAAGCAAGATTAGAAAGATTTAAAAGTATCTTACGTAGTGAAGTTGCTAATGTATTATTTAAATAAATTAGGAGGATAAATTATGGCAGATCAAATTGCTACTTTAATAAGTTCTGCAGGACTTACACAAGAAACATTCTTAGTATTCTGTGTAATCTCATTACTTGTTGTTGGTGCAGTAGTAGTAATCATTACATCTAGACCAATTTTGGACATTTATCCTTATCTTAATCCAAGTGCAAGAGTAAGAGCTAGAAAAGGAAGATTATTTGACGAAAAACAAATTTCTGAAATTGTTGAAACCAACAATGTTGAAGAAGTTGAAAATTACCTCAAAGGTGTTCCTGAATATGCTGATGTTTTAGATGAATATCCACTTGACAAAGCATTAGACGTTGAACGTGCTAATACTTATGACCTTGTTGCAAGATTAGTTCCTAAAGATATCAAAGCTCCTTTCGCAGTAATGTCTAAAAAAGCAGATATTGATAATATCAAAAGCCTTTTAACTGCAAAAGAAGTTGGCTATGACGCTGATGAAACCAAAGAATTATTAATTCCTTGCGGTGCATTATACAGTGACTTAGAATCTTTAGCTGATGCTGAAAACGTAACTGATGTTATTACAAGTTTAGATAACACTGAATATGCTGCAGTTTTAGAAGATGCTCTTCCACAATATGAAGATACTAAAATGATTCTTCCATTAGAATCTGCTTTAGATAAATATTACTTGGGCAAATTATTACGTTCTACTGATGTTCCTTCCGATGAAAATAAACAAATATTATACGCATATGTAGGAACTCAAGTGGATGTAGCTAATCTTAAACTAATTATAAGGGCTAAAGAAGATGGCCTTGATTATGATGCAATCTCTCCTTATATATTAGATGAAGGATACCAATTACGTGAATGGAAACTTAAAGATTTAATGGAATCTCCTGATGTTACAAATGTAGTATCTGGATTAGAAGGTACCAAATACTCTAGTGCATTAACTGATGTAATGCCAGTTTACAACGAAACTGGATCAGTTGCAGTATTCGAAAAAGCATTAGATGTTTACGCTTCTGAATATTCAAAATCTTTAGCATCTAAAAAACCATTAGGTATTGGTCCAATTATTGGTTATTTAAGTCAAAAAGAAAACGAAATTAAAAATTTAAAAATTATTGCAAGAGCAAAAAGAGAAGCAGACTTCCCTAATGCTAAAATCATGGAGATGTTAATATGAGTTCAGTAGCAGTTATTGGTGATATTGACACCGTTTCTGGTTTTAGACTTGGTGGTGTCAAACAAGCAGTTGTTGTTAAAACTGCTGAAGAAGCTATTGCAGCTTTTGATAAATTTTTAGAAGACGAAATTTCAATTATTATCATTACTCAATTAATGGCAAATGAAATAAGAGAACATATTAATAGAAAAATTGGTTCAAGTGTTTTACCAATGATAATTGAAATACCTGATAAAGATGGGTCCTCTGAAGGATCATCTGATCAAATAAATGACCTTATTAGAAGAGTTATCGGGGTAGAGATGGTTAAATGATTATTGAAGGAAATATTATTAAGATTGCTGGGCCTGTTATTGTCGCAGATGGTATGAGAGGGGCTCAGATGCTTGAGATGGTTAGGGTCGGTAACGAAAAGCTTATTGGAGAAATCATTGAGCTTGAAGGTGACACCGCAACTATCCAAGTATATGAAGAAACAGCAGGTATCCAACCTGGTGAAGTAGTTGAATGTACTGGTGGAGCATTATCCGTAGAACTCGGTCCTGGTGTAATGAGTTCCATTTTCGATGGTATCCAAAGACCTTTAAGAATCATCAGAGAAGCTTCTGGTGATTTCATTGCTAGAGGTATTGATGTAGATTCCATTAACAAAGAGAAAAAATGGGAATTCAAACCTGTTGCTAAAGTTGGAGATGTTTTAAAAGCTGGAGATGTACTTGGTGAAGTACAAGAAACCTCTGCAGTATTACACAAAATTATGGTTCCTCCTGCACTTGAAGGTGAAGTTACTGAAATTGCAGCTGAAGGAGAATACACCATTTTAGAAGATATTGCTGAAGTTGGCGGTCAAAAAGTACAAATGCTCCAAAAATGGCCTGTTAAAAAAAGCCGTCCTTATGTAAGGAAATTAGATCCAGATGTACCTTTAGTAACTGGTCAAAGAGCACAAGATACTTTCTTCTCCGTAGCTAAAGGAGGAGCAGCAGCTATCCCTGGTCCTTTCGGATCTGGTAAAACTGTTACCCAACAACAATTAGCTAAATGGGCAGATGCAGATATCGTTGTATACATCGGATGTGGAGAACGTGGTAACGAAATGACTGAAGTACTTACCGAATTCCCATACCTCGAAGACCCTAAAACTGGTAACCCATTAATGGACAGAACTGTTCTTATCGCAAACACTTCAAACATGCCGGTAGCAGCTCGTGAAGCATGTGTATATACTGGTATTACTATTGCTGAATACTACCGTGACCAAGGTTACGATGTAGCACTTATGGCTGATTCAACCTCAAGATGGGCTGAAGCTATGAGGGAGATTTCTGGAAGATTAGAAGAAATGCCTGGGGAAGAAGGTTACCCTGCATACTTAGCATCCAGATTAGCTCAATTCTACGAAAGAGCAGGAAGAGTAGAAACTATCGGTTCAGAACCTCATGTAGCATCTATTTCCGTAGTTGGTGCAGTATCCCCTCCTGGTGGGGACTTATCCGAACCTGTTACTCAAAACACCTTACGTATCTGTAAAGTGTTCTGGGCATTAGACGCATCTCTCGCAGATAAACGTCACTTCCCTTCAATTGACTGGTTACAAAGTTATTCTTTATACGTAGACAGTATTGAAGGTTGGTGGGCTGAAAACGTAGCTGCAGACTGGAGAGCAACTCGTGACCAAGCTATGAGCTTATTACAAAAAGAATCTGAGTTACAAGAAATTGTACAATTAGTTGGTCCTGATGCTTTACCTGAAACTGACCAAGCTACTTTAGAAACTACCCGTATGTTAAGAGAAGACTTCTTACAACAAAACGCATTTGACGAAGTGGACACCTACTGTGCTCCTACTAAACAATACCAAATGTTAAAAACCATTCTCTTATTCTACAAAGAATCTCTTGCAGCTGTTAACAGAGGAGCTCCAATTTCAACAATTGCTTCCTTACCTGTTAAAGAAGAAATCGGTAAAATGAAATACATCCCACAAGATGAATTTGATGCAAAAATTGCAGATATTCAAGCTGCAGTTGTAAAACAATGCAGTGAGGCTTAAACATGAATACAAATATTAAAACTAGAGAATATACTACTGTATCCGAAGTCTCAGGTCCTTTAATGGTTGTTGAAGGAGTAGAAGGCGTTGGTTACAACGAAATCGTAGATATTGAAACACCTACTGGTGAAAAAAGAAGTGGACAAGTTCTTGAAGTAACTAAAGACATTGCTGTTATCCAAGTATTCGAAGGAACCACTGACTTAAACACTAAAGATACCAAAACCAGATTCACTGGTCAAACCGCAAAAATCGGTGTATCCAGAGACATGATGGGTCGTATCTTTAACGGTATCGGTAAACCTATTGACGGTGGACCAGAAATTATTCCAGATGAAGAATTAGATATTAATGGGGCTCCTATGAACCCTGCTTCTCGTGAATTCCCTGAAGAATTTATTCAAACTGGTATCTCTACCATTGACGCAATGAACACATTAGTAAGGGGACAAAAACTCCCTATTTTCTCAGGATCTGGTTTACCTCACAACGATTTAGCTGTTCAAATCGCTAGACAAGCTAAAGTATTAGGTGCTGACGATGAATTCGCAGTAATTTTCGCAGCTATGGGTATTACCAACGAAGAAGCAAACTTCTTCATGAGAGACTTCGAACGTACTGGAGCATTAGAAAAATTAACCGTATTCATGAACTTAGCAGACGACCCTGCTATTGAAAGAATCTTAACTCCAAAAATGGCTTTAACTACTGCTGAATACTACGCATTCACCTTAGGTATGCAAGTATTAGTTATCTTAACTGATATGACCAACTACTGTGAAGCTTTAAGGGAAATTTCCGCAGCAAGAGAAGAAGTACCTGGAAGAAGAGGTTACCCTGGTTACATGTACACTGACCTCGCAGGTATCTATGAAAGAGCAGGACGTATTGACGGTAAAGAAGGTTCCATTACTCAAATGCCTATCTTAGTTATGCCTCAAGACGATATTACACACCCAATTCCTGATTTAACCGGTTATATTACCGAAGGACAAATTGTATTAAGTAGGGAACTCTCAAGGAAAGGTATTTACCCTCCTGTAGACGTACTTCCTTCACTTTCTCGTTTGATGAGTGGTGGTATTGGTGGAGACAAAACTAGGGATGACCACAGTGGTGTATCTGACCAACTCTATTCTGCATATGCAGAAGGTCGTGAATTAAGAGACTTAGTAGCAGTTGTAGGGGAAGAAGCACTTACTGAAAGAGATCAAAAATTCTTAGAATTTGCTCAAGCATTTGAAGACCAATTCATTACCCAAAGTAAAGATGAAGATAGATCCATCTTCGAATCATTAGATCTCGGTTGGAACTTACTCAAAATCTTACCTAAAGCTGAGCTCAAAAGGGTTAAAGAAGAATTTATTGAACAATACCTTCCTAAAGATGAATAATCTCATTACATTTAATGTAGGTGATTAAATGGCACAAGATATTATAGATGGAATTAATCCAACTCGTATGGAATTGTTATCTCTTAAAAACAGGACTAAACTTGCTGTTAAAGGGCACGGTTTACTCAAAGAAAAAAGAGATGCTTTAATTAAAGAGTTTTTTGATATCTTGGATCGTGTCAAAGGTATTCGTGAAAATGCAGAAAAAAGTCTTAAAGAAGCAAATGATGCTTTACTTGAAGCTCAAATTGCTATGGGTGACTTAGCTGTTAGAAAAGCAGCATTATCCGTTAAAGAATCTATTGATGTAGAAATTTCATCAAGAAGTGTTATGGGTGTTGCTGTACCTGTAACTGATGTTAAAATGGAAGAAAGATCCATTATTGACAGAGGTTATGGTTTTGCTGACACTACTATCCAATTAGACGAAGCTGCTAAAAAATTCGAGGAATCATTAAAGTATTTAATCGAACTTGGTGAAGTAGAAAAAACTATTTTCTTACTTGCTGAAGAAATCGAAGCTACTAAACGTAGAGTAAATGCTTTAGAACACATTATGATTCCTAGATTCCAAAATACTGAAAAGTATATTGATATGAGACTCCAAGAAATGGAAAGGGAAAACTTCGTAAGATTGAAAATGATTAGATCTACTATTGAGAAAAATGAAAAAGCTGCTGCTGAAGCGGCTGCCGCAGAAAATGCAGAATAATTTTTCTTATTCTTTTCATTTTCTTCTATTTTTTATTATTTTTTTAATTAAAGTTCAAATTATTGTTTATTTTTAAAATAAGTTATTTTAAGTTAGTTACTGTAAGAAATATTTTTTTCTAGAAAATGGTGTAAATATGAAAAGAAATCCAATTGACCAATTTATGAAAGACCCAGACAATAAGGCAAAAGTATTTATCTGGATTACTCGTGCAATGATTATAACTACTTTTATGATAACAATTGGAGTTATATTATTTATTCTATATCTAGTTGGCATAATTTAGCTTTGCTATTAACTTTTTTACTAGATAATTCTACTTTTTCATATAATTTTTTGAAATCTTCATCACTGTCGATGATTGTAAGCAATGGTTCTGATTTTTCAGTTATTGATCCGATATGTGGCAAGTCATAGATATTGTCCAAATCTATTTTTTCATATTTCATTCTTGTTGGTGAATAGACAATTTTTTTATACGAATAACATTTTGGTTCAGGAACATCAATGATTTCACCCTGGCAGGATTTGATGTGTGCATCAAGCATATTTATTCCAAGAGTTCTTTCAACACATTCAAATGTCCCTTGAAGTCTTGCATTAAGTTCAATGATATATAATCCATTTTCATTAAGGATATAGTCAACACCATTTGAACCAATTAAATTGAATTTATTAGCCAATTTCTCTGAAGTTTCATTCATTTCATTATTGATATTGGTCATGTCATTAACATCTGCCATTATTGATTCATTTGTTAAGGGTAGGATGTTACCGACATATATGAAACTGTTACTTTTTCCAAAATCGTCTTCAGTTAATAATCTTGAGTTGGTTATTGTCTTTGCTTCACTTCCAGTTGATAAAATTGATGAACTTACATTAATTCCTGTAACATATTCTTGCAAGATGAATTCACTATCATCAAATTGCAAATCTTTTGCATTATCTAAAAGATTTATATTATATCCACCACTTCCTTGAATGGGTTTTAAAATAAATTGATTGTCTGGATGACTTTTACTAATTTCAAATGCTTCATCTATATCAGACAACCTAAAAGTCATAGGAGTTAAAAATTCATTTTTAATTTTTTTGAAGAATTTGAATTTGTTTTCAATGTCTCCAACTTCTGTTGTCCCTAAAATTTTTCTTTTATGTTCCTTGGAAAAATCACTAGGTGACACACCGGAAATTGGAATGATGTAGTCAACTTCATCGAGATATTCTTTTGAAAATTCTAAAATATCTATATTGTTGAATTGATCTTCGAATTCACCGCAGCTTTCACCATTTTTCTCGTTTAAGATGATTTTCTGGTTTTTGATGGTTTGGGTATCTGAAGTTGAAAAATAACTAGTAGAAAATAATTCAAAATCAAGCTGGAGTGCACTATTAATCATTGCTCTTGTATCAATTCCAATAAGTAATAGTTTTTCCATAAAATATCAAGTAAAAAAAGTTTATAAAAGTAATAGTCCCGAGCGGAGTCGAACCGCCGTCTCCGGGTCCAAAGCCTAGAAGGATTACCACTACCCTACGGGACTATACATGTTGTAACACATACAACATTTAATATATATTTATTATGTACTATTTATAGTTATCGGTTATTTGTTACTTTTTGATAAAATAAATGTTTTATAGGTTTTCAATATTTTTTCTATTTTCATAATAATATTATTACTCAAGTTTTTGATAAAACAAACATTCTTCATGCCACACACATTTGGAACAAACTTTTGATATACTTTCTTTTGTATTGAAAATTGTATCAATTTTTTCAAATAATTCAACTGAATTATATTCTCGTTTTTCCAGGTGATTCAATACTTCATTGTCCATACTTATGATTCTTTCGTTTTGATCTTCATTTTCACATATGTTATTCTTTAGATTTGGACATGATTTACAGATATCATCCGATGAATTTGTTAGTTTAACGGTAGTTTCCTTTAATTTCCTTTTATCATTAACAGAGATCATATTTTTTGTAAATTCTTCGCTATATCCATAGCCCTGAAAACCCTTAAGACACAACAAATGGTGTCCTCTTAAAATAAGTGTCATAAAAAATCAATTAATTAAAATAAATAAAAAAAGAAAGGTTGTGAAACCTTTTTAGTCTTTTGGTAAACATACTTTGGAAACAGATGCTGCACCTAAGATTTTTACAATATCTCCAGCGATAAATGGTACAAGACCCATCATTAAAAGGTCAACAATCCCAACGGTTGCACCTTGGGTTAAGCTTAACCATAATGCAAGACCTAAAAGTCCTGGAATGTAGATTAATGCAAAGTTTGCAACACCGATCACGGTTGCCATTCTAGTAAAGTTACGTGCATGAGCATATTTTTCAGTTATTGCTCCAACAAAGTATGATGCAATAACAAATCCAACAAGGAATCCTCCTGTGGATCCAAGTAATGTTTCAACTCCACCAGTCATTCCTCCGAACCATGGGATGAATGCTACACCTAAAACAACGTATAAAACTTGACTTAAACATCCATATTTTTTACCTAAAAATAATCCTGAGCATAATACTGCAAAGGTTTGTGCAGTAACTGGAACTGGGGTCCATGGAAGTGGAATAATAATTTGCGCCATTATACCAGTAAAACATGCCATCATTAATGACATAAGCACTTTGGTTGCAGTATTAGCATCTTGTACTCTTTCAAAAACGTTTTTTCTAGTACTGTAGTAATTTTCAATATTAATATTCAATTATATTCCTCCAAATACGAAAATAGAAATAAATGAGAATTGGTTAATTCTCAAGTTAGTTAATAGTTATAATTTTAACGTTATGTGGTTTTTTAACTATATTAACGGATTTAAATGCGACTAATTTTTCAATGCCTTTTTCTGAAGCTGCATCAACTAATCTTTGGCTGATTACACCATCGAATATTACAGCATCAGCAGTTCCTTCTATGTTTTTAATTTCTTCATAGATGTTTTCTACTTCAACTTCTTTAGTCATATTTAATGCTTCGTCTAAAATAGCTCCAATACCAGTGCCTTCGAATTCTCTAAGCATGTCTTTCATTAAGCTTACTTCGTCATCTTCCATAACTGGTTCTTCGACACGTGGTTCTTCACGATGGTGGTTGTTGTATTTTTGTTTTTTGTCATGTCTGTTGTCGTGTTTTCTTTCGTGTCTGTTGTTACGGTTTTTTCCGTGTTCTTTTTTAGGATTGTCATTTAAGATGTTTGTTGTAGCGAGGAATTGTGCAGTAGGGACTTTGTCTCTGAGTGCAACTAAAACTTCGTCTTTTTCTAAATCTTCAACTTCTTTTCCTTTTGGAGCACGGGTAATGAAGTCAACTTCACCAATTTGTAATAATTCTTTTAAGATGAGTTCTCCACCTCTGTCTCCGTCAACAAATGCGGTGGTAGTTCTTTTTTTACTTAACTCACCAATAGAACGAGGTACACTTACACCTTCAACAGCTACGGTGTTTTTGATACCATATTTGAGTAAGTTTAAAACATCGCTACGTCCTTCTACTACGATAATTGCATCGGATGAGTGGATAGTAGGACCAGCAGGTAAACGATCTTCACCATATTCAGAG harbors:
- a CDS encoding V-type ATP synthase subunit D yields the protein MAQDIIDGINPTRMELLSLKNRTKLAVKGHGLLKEKRDALIKEFFDILDRVKGIRENAEKSLKEANDALLEAQIAMGDLAVRKAALSVKESIDVEISSRSVMGVAVPVTDVKMEERSIIDRGYGFADTTIQLDEAAKKFEESLKYLIELGEVEKTIFLLAEEIEATKRRVNALEHIMIPRFQNTEKYIDMRLQEMERENFVRLKMIRSTIEKNEKAAAEAAAAENAE
- a CDS encoding ATP-grasp domain-containing protein translates to MEKLLLIGIDTRAMINSALQLDFELFSTSYFSTSDTQTIKNQKIILNEKNGESCGEFEDQFNNIDILEFSKEYLDEVDYIIPISGVSPSDFSKEHKRKILGTTEVGDIENKFKFFKKIKNEFLTPMTFRLSDIDEAFEISKSHPDNQFILKPIQGSGGYNINLLDNAKDLQFDDSEFILQEYVTGINVSSSILSTGSEAKTITNSRLLTEDDFGKSNSFIYVGNILPLTNESIMADVNDMTNINNEMNETSEKLANKFNLIGSNGVDYILNENGLYIIELNARLQGTFECVERTLGINMLDAHIKSCQGEIIDVPEPKCYSYKKIVYSPTRMKYEKIDLDNIYDLPHIGSITEKSEPLLTIIDSDEDFKKLYEKVELSSKKVNSKAKLCQLDIE
- a CDS encoding DUF1284 domain-containing protein, which translates into the protein MLCLKGFQGYGYSEEFTKNMISVNDKRKLKETTVKLTNSSDDICKSCPNLKNNICENEDQNERIISMDNEVLNHLEKREYNSVELFEKIDTIFNTKESISKVCSKCVWHEECLFYQKLE
- a CDS encoding biotin transporter BioY, giving the protein MNINIENYYSTRKNVFERVQDANTATKVLMSLMMACFTGIMAQIIIPLPWTPVPVTAQTFAVLCSGLFLGKKYGCLSQVLYVVLGVAFIPWFGGMTGGVETLLGSTGGFLVGFVIASYFVGAITEKYAHARNFTRMATVIGVANFALIYIPGLLGLALWLSLTQGATVGIVDLLMMGLVPFIAGDIVKILGAASVSKVCLPKD
- the dnaG gene encoding DNA primase DnaG, with product MGKGEELTTTKYLIHAQITANGIVEKPDVVGAVFGQTEGLLSNDLDLRELQRTGRIGRIQVNIRSNSGRAKGEIVIPSSLDRVETAILAASLETINRVGPCEAEIQTTKVEDVRAVKREQVVNRAKEIYKNMVESVGPTSIKMIEEVREAMRVHEISEYGEDRLPAGPTIHSSDAIIVVEGRSDVLNLLKYGIKNTVAVEGVSVPRSIGELSKKRTTTAFVDGDRGGELILKELLQIGEVDFITRAPKGKEVEDLEKDEVLVALRDKVPTAQFLATTNILNDNPKKEHGKNRNNRHERKHDNRHDKKQKYNNHHREEPRVEEPVMEDDEVSLMKDMLREFEGTGIGAILDEALNMTKEVEVENIYEEIKNIEGTADAVIFDGVISQRLVDAASEKGIEKLVAFKSVNIVKKPHNVKIITIN